One Ensifer adhaerens genomic window, GACGAACTTCGCCACCTCCAGTCGCCCGCCCCTCAGTCGGCGCGTTCCGATGCGACAGGACTCCCGCAGCTCGATGAAGGTTGCCGGCGGAACGGTGACGGAGAACGGTTGAGCCATGATCAGGCAGCCGCCTCTTCGCAGGTCGTGTTTTTGATGTCGATCCGTCGATGGCCGGCCTCGGCGCGGTCGAGGAAGGCATCGAAGGCGCCGAAGAAGATCGAGAGGAAGCCCGTTGCCGATCCATCCCAGCCTGCTTCCGGCGCACGACCGAAACGCGCTGAGAGCGCGCGATAGAGCGCTCGCCGCGGCGCAGCAATCCTGTCGAGCGCCAGCACGGCGGCCTGACGCAGACAGTACCAGTCGGTAATCAGTTCGAGCATCTCCAGGCGCGCCAGTCGGGCGGCATCCTCGGGCCAATGTGCCGAAATTGCTTCGAGCACGCCTTCTATCGCGCCGGCGCCAGCCATGAGTTCGCAAGCCTCAGCGACCGACAACCCGGATATCCGCTCGACGACATCTTGCGGCCATTCCTTCGGGAAGTAGCGATGCTGCACGAGGGCGCGTTTGTGTGCTCTCAGAAACGATCCGTAGTCCGGCACCTCGAAGGCCGGGCCCGGTGCTTCGCCCGTTCGAGCCGTCTCCCGTCCGTAGGCTTCAAAAACGCGCCGGTCGACGGCGGCCGACGCCAGTTCCACGGTCTCGATGGATATCTTCGAGACGGAGGGGTCGATCACCTTGAAAGCCGGTGGAAAGGCGACGAGCGAAGGCACGGCCACATTCACGATCGAGCGGCCGCTGCGTTCACGACGGGTGACGCCTTCGACATGCAGATGCCCGCTGAAATGGAGGGTTAGCCCGGCATTGGCCAGCGCCGCTGCCACCGCTTCGCGCGGCGTCCTGCGGGCAATGTTGGTCTCGCCGAAAAGCACACCTTCAGCGCCCGTCGCACCGTCGAAGGGATCGAGCACCGGGTAATGCGAGAAAGCAAGCAGGGTCTTGCCGAGGCGTTCCGCGCGCGCGGTGACATCCGCGATCCAGTCAATGACGAATGGTTTCAGCCGAAGAAGCGCGTTCCAGCCGGCTCCGGTGCTATCAATGAACGCGGCTTCCTCGCCTTCTTCGAAAACGCCGTCGCGCGGCTCAAAGACATTGGCGTCGATCATCATCAGCCAGAGGCCCGGTTCGGGCTCGACCAGGTAGGAGGCGTCCATCAGCGCATAGGTGTTGCAGCCATCCGGAGACGGGACTTCGTAAAGGCGGTCCTCAGCCCTGTCCGAGGCGCCGAACGGCGTTTCCCAATGGATATAGTCGGGTTTCCTGAAGTAGCCGAACGCGGCCATCGGCGCGAGGCCAATCGGGTATCCCTCGCAATACATGCGCGACGTGGCGTAGACGCCGGGGGCGGCCTTTTCGTCATCGCTCGTGACGAGGACCCCGGCATCGCTCCGATCGAGGAACTGTTTCGTGTGGTGGCGGCCCTTGGGGCCGTAGATGTCGTGATTGCCGGGAAGCGCGTAAAAGCGCGTATCGTGCTCGCGCTCATGTCGGTCCAGAATGATGCGCAGGCGTTCGGTCGTCTGCCTCTGGCCATCATCGGTGTAGTCGCCGAGCAGGACGACGTGACGGATGCCGCGCCGGGCGACCTCCGAAAGCGCCTCGTCCAGTGCCCGGGCGCTCTCGTTGAAGACGCGGGTGGACTCGCGCGTATCGGCCCAACTTCTGACGGCCAGCCGCTTTCCATCGATCTCGATCGCCGGAAATTCGAAATCGCCCTCGAGGTCATGGAAATGGGCGTCGGCAATGACGGCGATCTTCGGCAGATCATCCATTGGTCCTAACCTCCGCGCGCGAGGCTTCGACGAGATCGATCCAGCTGGAGGCGCGTCTTGCCGCCTCGTAGAGCATCGGCTTCGGCGTTTCGAACCATTCGTCCTGCCTCAGTTGCCGGTGCTCGCGAATGTGGGCGACGG contains:
- a CDS encoding metallophosphoesterase family protein, with the protein product MDDLPKIAVIADAHFHDLEGDFEFPAIEIDGKRLAVRSWADTRESTRVFNESARALDEALSEVARRGIRHVVLLGDYTDDGQRQTTERLRIILDRHEREHDTRFYALPGNHDIYGPKGRHHTKQFLDRSDAGVLVTSDDEKAAPGVYATSRMYCEGYPIGLAPMAAFGYFRKPDYIHWETPFGASDRAEDRLYEVPSPDGCNTYALMDASYLVEPEPGLWLMMIDANVFEPRDGVFEEGEEAAFIDSTGAGWNALLRLKPFVIDWIADVTARAERLGKTLLAFSHYPVLDPFDGATGAEGVLFGETNIARRTPREAVAAALANAGLTLHFSGHLHVEGVTRRERSGRSIVNVAVPSLVAFPPAFKVIDPSVSKISIETVELASAAVDRRVFEAYGRETARTGEAPGPAFEVPDYGSFLRAHKRALVQHRYFPKEWPQDVVERISGLSVAEACELMAGAGAIEGVLEAISAHWPEDAARLARLEMLELITDWYCLRQAAVLALDRIAAPRRALYRALSARFGRAPEAGWDGSATGFLSIFFGAFDAFLDRAEAGHRRIDIKNTTCEEAAA